One part of the Trichoplusia ni isolate ovarian cell line Hi5 chromosome 2, tn1, whole genome shotgun sequence genome encodes these proteins:
- the LOC113501739 gene encoding transcription factor SPT20 homolog, which yields MDGLIHAALEAEVILNRAKHVNSNLSQFNSGVPDHKMTWTHDKMHLAESVDESRMKFQRNSSGSASKATEKFDLFKKLHELYNELNRDETLQVNYQGLKTTSYLLEKLLAIYNLNTLIINLYPGNKGYSLSLKVNGNSQYLHPPDGHSSTNQEETLIETPRWPYEEEELLSYIDNEELPVVLLDLLETEHSCLFYSGCIIAQIRDYRQAYPSFLCDTHHVLLRPTNQSIITDAMCIGGRCGWAGEERGALEAVEAALVHAAAPPLCLDPRPAVGLLAARLHAAPRLFNTPRIRRQAKRFSQVAVNRKRKLDQFTHYHGLELLDLIHRQRAKNSRQSVPHTRLTSKYPKKPPEVFKPIEPPKMDILPLAVPSEPGGPLRLARAYERPRPTPDCQPQLVEEYILETEKTSPHAGAGFFHIKLSILQRPSDQEFLGELYVDRDHVEGERNGAACRFTLGSRLQANKYIQQFTEIFTEEGRKSVRIRHIVPGQLPRVSFTGGMRELGQQLLLQQRSAAASVATVQTHATTVPVVTSAIQATTNTHTNTRQLPILQAQLQQVGNVTAVGNVGNVVGNVGNVGNVVGNVGNVVGTVSTVVGNVVGNVTATNETALKQQPSPTTPRLSPQASTNQLLAQQLTNPPQPLNPQKMQSAIIHIQHPLMSNAGTSQVQSIQYTNTTTTQQKATITKPRTTNPAISALVTSLMNSAQQFQQAASQNAAKSAVSTSSSNATILNLLNSAPAAMTHAAGGAPDTNSSLDAHKLLGRVAIAGARIITATTASHTLPTYSQQGVGVQVMSGYTRDNEATNVSSSESALLERLIGPDSAAAPSSQPQPGLSLASLQGLQSIQGLQNVQVQIPGLSAPISLSLNVSGAPSGLLVSVPPTTSVVLTNQPSVLSLPIAQLMPGGVKGGARGGGVQVVRARAARPA from the exons ATGGATGGTTTAATTCACGCGGCATTGGAAGCTGAG GTAATACTTAACCGGGCGAAACATGTGAACTCAAACTTATCACAATTTAATAGTGGTGTCCCAGACCACAAAATGACTTGGACCCATGATAAAATGCACCTTGCTGAATCTGTTGATGAGTCTAGAATGAAATTCCAACGTAATTCGTCCGGCTCTGCTTCCAAGGCGACGGAgaagtttgatttatttaaaaaacttcatGAACTTTACAACGAGTTAAATAGAGATGAGACATTACAGGTGAACTAT caaGGTCTAAAGACCACATCATATCTCTTGGAAAAGTTATTAGCAATATATAAtcttaatacattaataataaatctgtatCCAGGCAATAAGGGATATTCTTtatctttaaaagtaaatggTAATTCACAATATTTACATCCACCGGATGGTCAT tcatcAACAAATCAAGAAGAGACTTTAATAGAGACTCCACGGTGGCCATATGAAGAAGAGGAACTATTGAGTTACATAGACAATGAAGAGTTGCCCGTGGTGTTGCTAGACTTGTTGGAGACTGAACACTCATGTCTGTTTTACTCAGGATGCATAATTGCTCAAATAAGAGATTACAGACAGGCATATCCCAGTTTCCTTTGTGATACTCATCATGTTCTCTTAAGGCCAACAAATCAG AGCATAATAACTGATGCGATGTGCATTGGCGGTCGTTGTGGTTGGGCGGGCGAAGAGCGCGGAGCGTTAGAAGCAGTGGAAGCCGCGTTAGTGCATGCGGCCGCGCCCCCGCTGTGCCTCGACCCGCGCCCTGCAGTAGGCCTATTGGCTGCGAGGCTACACGCTGCACCAAGACTGTTTAACACGCCACGGATTAGGAGACAAGCTAAGAGATTTTCACAG gtGGCAGTGAATCGAAAGCGAAAATTGGATCAGTTTACACATTATCATGGGCTAGAGTTATTAGACCTAATACATCGTCAAAGAGCGAAGAATAGTAGGCAATCGGTACCACATACACGATTAACATCTAAGTATCCGAAAAAACCACCAGAG GTGTTCAAGCCAATAGAGCCACCAAAAATGGATATCCTGCCACTGGCTGTGCCGTCCGAACCGGGCGGTCCGCTGCGGCTGGCGCGCGCGTACGAGCGGCCGCGGCCCACGCCGGACTGCCAACCGCAGCTCGTGGAGGAGTACATCCTAGAGACTGAGAAGACCTCGCCGCACGCCGGCGCCGGCTTCTTCCACATCAAGCTTTCCATACTGCAGAGGCCCTCTGACCAGGAGTTTCTGGGCGAACTCTACGTTGACAGAGATCATGTTGAGGGAGAACGGAATGGGGCGGCGTGCAGGTTTACTTTAG GGTCAAGACTTcaagcaaataaatacatacaacaatTTACTGAGATATTCACAGAAGAAGGTCGCAAGTCTGTTAGGATTAGACATATAGTGCCTGGCCAGCTGCCGAGAGTGTCTTTTACTGGCGGAATGAGAGAACTG GGGCAGCAACTGTTACTACAACAACGTTCTGCTGCCGCCAGCGTCGCAACTGTACAGACCCACGCAACCACAGTGCCTGTtgt GACTTCAGCAATACAAGCAACGACAAATACTCATACAAACACTCGTCAGCTACCCATACTT cAGGCGCAGTTACAGCAAGTTGGTAACGTGACAGCAGTGGGCAATGTAGGCAACGTTGTCGGCAATGTTGGAAACGTTGGCAATGTTGTCGGAAACGTGGGCAATGTCGTGGGTACCGTTAGTACTGTGGTTGGAAACGTTGTGGGGAACGTCACTGCCACTAATGAGACTGCACTCAAGCAACAACCTTCACCTACAACGCCAAGGCTTTCACCTCAA GCATCGACGAATCAGTTACTTGCTCAGCAACTGACAAACCCACCGCAACCGCTCAACCCTCAGAAGATGCAGTCAGCCATTATTCACATACAACACCCGCTAATGTCTAATGCTGGAACATCGCAG GTACAAAGTATCCAGTACACGAATACGACCACGACTCAGCAAAAAGCGACCATCACTAAGCCGAGGACAACGAATCCCGCCATCAGCGCCCTTGTTACTAGTCTTATGAACTCTGCACAGCAGTTTCAACAAG CGGCAAGCCAGAACGCGGCAAAGTCAGCAGTGAGTACGTCGAGCAGCAACGCAACGATTCTCAACCTGCTGAACAGCGCGCCGGCCGCCATGACGcacgcggcgggcggcgcgcccgACACCAACTCCAGCCTCGACGCGCACAAGCTGCTCGGCCGCGTCGCCATCGCCGGCGCCAGGATCATTACCGCTACCACCGCTAGCCATACGCTGCCTACGTATTCGCAGCAG GGAGTTGGTGTGCAAGTTATGAGCGGGTATACGCGTGACAATGAAGCGACCAACGTGTCGAGTAGTGAAAGCGCCCTATTGGAGCGATTGATAGGACCTGACTCAGCGGCCGCGCCATCTTCACAACCACAACCT GGTCTTAGTTTAGCATCGCTCCAAGGTCTCCAAAGCATCCAGGGTCTACAGAATGTCCAGGTGCAGATTCCAGGATTATCTGCGCCTATATCGTTGTCGCTGAACGTGTCGGGCGCGCCAAGCGGGTTGTTGGTTTCGGTACCCCCTACAACATCCGTTGTTCTTACCAATCAACCTTCGGTACTGTCTTTACCGATAG CGCAACTGATGCCGGGCGGCGTGaagggcggcgcgcgcggcggcggcgtgcaGGTGGTgcgcgcgcgcgcggcgcggcccgcc
- the LOC113508403 gene encoding signal recognition particle 9 kDa protein, which produces MTFIPNWEEFEKSAEMLYIRDPLNTRYSIKYSHSKGVFVVKITDNKKCLQYKTEVQQDVRKIDKFISNLIRHMASNDN; this is translated from the exons atGACTTTCATACCGAATTGGGAAGAGTTTGAAAAGTCCGCAGAGATGTTATACATAAGGGATCCCCTGAACACTCGATACAGTATCAAATATTCCCATTCGAAAGGTGTTTTTGTCGTTAAAATTACAGACAACAAGAAG TGTCTTCAATACAAAACTGAAGTGCAACAAGATGTGAGGAAAATAgataaatttatatcaaatcTAATAAGGCATATGGCATCAAATGACAACTGA
- the LOC113508404 gene encoding brain tumor protein-like — protein MEEMNGDLYGGGLVSLGDEGSLESSDNGKQEQNCKICDNKLCSPRVLSCLHVFCEACIDKLMVNEAGDSLKFDLAVECPICKQETKIPGGGAASLPSDYVLTNILDVSAMDQSVVCTCCKSKEPAVARCTDCSHFLCSNCNSAHEFMRCFENHRVVPFDALRSSKEKSAVHKPIFCARHAGESLKFYCCECEVGACTECLTVDHKVGEHRCERIVDVEPNLRAELRNFIVEANARAATAGSASARLDDALGDLQRQRDEAEGVINEAFLAYKAALERCREKALEELERLHKERELKVMDLFDRVDKTVQRIDCACKFAARLLRRGDGTEIVMLKKTVASQFARLLEGAPEFDVDYSLEFVTKMDKFESISEETFGSFRTEATRAEERKRASESSAIVSVTSNSHSPAVSVTNAPVFDDYPMGGVRRVTGVTGVGGMVGVPVGGVPAIGVPGAGVGVTNAITGGVNISSVQGVGGVPALPSMVEYNLQQLASIAEKEVPPPPHASPAPSFTLAELLAGDLNSPQAYNNLQALAKLGLNTEVNGFGGVGGVGGIGGVGPRGVSPGRPLLTAAEEAALVPPPAPLVRATKATPMHIRFKFGQLGSGKGQFNSPHGFCLGNDEDIIVADTNNHRITVFDKSGTYKFNFGIAGKEEGQLWYPRKVAVVRATGKFVVCDRGNERSRMQIFTKNGHFLKKIAVRFIDIVAGLAVTAEGLIVAVDSVTPTVFILSEEGDLMSWFDCSECMREPSDIAISGKEFYVCDFKGHCVVVFDDEGRFLRRIGCENVTNFPNGIDVSDAGDVLIGDSHGNKFHVAVFSRDGVLVTEFECPYVKVSRCCGLKITSEGYIVTLAKNNHHVLVLNTLYIV, from the exons ATGGAAGAAATGAATGGGGATCTTTATGGGGGTGGGTTAGTTAGTCTGGGAGATGAAGGTTCTCTGGAGTCTTCTGACAATGGAAAGCAAGagcaaaattgtaaaatttgcGA CAATAAGCTGTGTAGTCCTCGTGTACTGTCTTGCCTTCATGTATTTTGTGAAGCTTGCATTGACAAGTTGATGGTTAATGAAGCTGGAGATTCATTAAAGTTTGATTTGGCTGTAGAGTGCCCAATATGCAAACAAGAAACCAAG ATACCTGGAGGTGGGGCTGCATCTCTCCCATCGGATTATGTGCTTACCAACATTCTGGATGTTTCTGCCATGGATCAGTCTGTTGTTTGCACTTGCTGCAAGAGTAAGGAACCTGCCGTTGCCAGGTGCACTGATTGTTCTCATTTCCTATGTTCCAACTGCAATTCTGCTCACGAATTTATGCGTTGCTTCGAAAATCACAGAGTAGTGCCATTTGATGCTCTAAGGTCTTCTAAGGAGAAGTCTGCTGTGCATAAACCAATTTTTTGCGCTCGACATGCTGGAGAAAGTCTTAAGTTTTATTGCTGTGAATGCGAAGTCGGTGCATGCACTGAATGTCTCACTGTCGATCATAAAGTTGGCGAACATCGCTGCGAGAGAATTGTCGACGTCGAGCCTAATCTTCGAGCTGAATTGAGGAATTTCATTGTGGAAGCTAATGCTCGCGCTGCAACAGCGGGTAGTGCTTCCGCAAGGCTTGATGATGCACTCGGAGATTTGCAACGTCAACGAGATGAAGCCGAAGGAGTCATTAACGAGGCTTTTCTGGCTTATAAAGCTGCACTTGAAAGATGCCGTGAAAAAGCTCTTGAAGAACTCGAGCGTTTGCATAAGGAGCGTGAGCTTAAAGTAATGGATCTTTTCGATCGTGTCGATAAAACTGTTCAGCGAATTGACTGTGCTTGTAAATTTGCGGCGAGACTACTGCGCCGCGGAGATGGTACAGAAATCGTTATGTTGAAAAAGACCGTCGCCTCCCAGTTTGCCCGTTTGTTGGAGGGTGCACCTGAGTTTGATGTTGATTATTCATTGGAATTCGTTACTAAGATGGATAAGTTTGAATCCATTTCTGAAGAAACTTTTGGATCATTCCGCACCGAAGCCACTCGAGCTGAGGAAAGAAAACGCGCCAGTGAGTCTTCTGCTATTGTATCAGTCACGTCAAACTCTCATTCGCCCGCAGTGTCTGTTACTAACGCTCCCGTTTTTGATGATTACCCAATGGGTGGCGTACGCCGCGTTACTGGAGTCACTGGGGTGGGAGGCATGGTTGGTGTGCCAGTTGGCGGCGTTCCTGCTATTGGAGTACCTGGTGCCGGAGTGGGCGTTACTAATGCTATTACTGGTGGCGTTAATATCAGTAGCGTCCAAGGAGTAGGTGGTGTTCCAGCTTTACCATCAATGGTTGAATACAACTTGCAGCAATTAGCCAGCATTGCTGAAAAGGAAGTGCCGCCACCTCCTCATGCATCTCCTGCCCCATCTTTCACGCTCGCCGAATTGCTAGCCGGTGATCTTAATTCGCCTCAGGCCTACAATAACTTGCAGGCCCTTGCTAAATTAGGGTTGAATACGG AAGTGAATGGATTTGGAGGTGTAGGTGGTGTCGGAGGAATAGGCGGCGTGGGTCCTCGAGGTGTATCTCCAGGTAGACCTCTACTAACTGCCGCTGAAGAGGCGGCTCTCGTGCCTCCTCCTGCACCACTAGTGCGTGCTACTAAAGCCACACCCATGCATATAAGAttcaagtttggtcaacttgGAAGTGGCAAGGGGCAGTTTAATTCTCCTCACGGATTCTGTCTTGGAAACGACGAAGATATCATTGTGGCCGACACCAACAATCATCGCATCACG GTGTTCGATAAGTCTGGAACTTACAAGTTCAATTTCGGCATTGCTGGAAAGGAAGAAGGTCAACTGTGGTATCCCAGAAAGGTGGCCGTTGTTAGGGCCACCGGAAAATTTGTAGTCTGTGATCGTGGCAACGAAAGATCACGCATGCAAATCTTTACTAAAAACGGacatttcttaaagaaaattgcA GTGCGATTCATCGATATCGTTGCTGGATTGGCCGTAACTGCTGAAGGCCTGATTGTTGCAGTGGATAGCGTGACACCTACTGTATTTATATTGTCTGAAGAGGGTGACCTCATGAGCTGGTTTGATTGCAGCGAGTGTATGAGGGAGCCATCTGACATTGCTATTAGTG gCAAGGAGTTCTACGTCTGCGATTTCAAAGGGCATTGCGTTGTAGTGTTTGATGATGAAGGACGCTTCTTACGTCGTATTGGATGCGAGAATGTTACTAATTTCCCTAATGGCATTGACGTTTCCGATGCTGGTGACGTCCTCATCGGCGATTCTCACGGCAATAAATTCCATGTTGCTGTTTTCTCTCGTGACGGTGTACTTGTCACCGAATTTGAGTGCCCATATGTCAAG GTGTCACGCTGCTGCGGATTGAAAATTACATCTGAAGGATATATTGTCACTCTGGCTAAGAATAATCATCATGTTCTAGTCCTCAACACCCTTTATATTGTCTGA